A DNA window from Streptomyces canus contains the following coding sequences:
- the aroC gene encoding chorismate synthase: MSRLRWLTAGESHGPALVATLEGLPAGVPITTEMVADHLARRRLGYGRGARMKFEQDEVTFLGGVRHGLSLGSPVAIMVGNTEWPKWEQVMSADPIDPEILAGLARNAPLTRPRPGHADLAGMQKYGFDEARPILERASARETAARVALGAVARSYLKETAGIEIVSHVVELCSVKAPQGVYPTPADVERLDADPLRCLDADTSKAMVAEVDQAHKDGDTLGGVVEILAYGVPVGLGSHVHWDRKLDARLAGALMGIQAIKGVELGDGFELARVPGSKAHDEIVNSPEGIRRTSGRSGGTEGGLSTGELLRVRAAMKPIATVPRALQTVDVTTGEAAQAHHQRSDVSAVPAAGIVAEAMVALVLADAVAEKFGGDSVPETRRNVRSYLENLAIR, encoded by the coding sequence TTGAGCAGGTTGCGCTGGCTGACCGCGGGGGAGTCCCATGGTCCCGCACTCGTCGCGACGCTGGAGGGCCTTCCCGCCGGCGTGCCGATCACCACGGAGATGGTGGCGGACCACCTGGCGAGGCGTCGGCTGGGCTATGGCCGCGGTGCCCGGATGAAGTTCGAGCAGGACGAGGTCACCTTCCTGGGCGGTGTCCGGCACGGCCTCAGCCTGGGTTCCCCGGTCGCCATCATGGTGGGCAACACCGAGTGGCCCAAGTGGGAGCAGGTCATGTCGGCCGACCCCATCGATCCGGAGATCCTGGCGGGCCTGGCGCGCAACGCGCCGCTGACCCGGCCGCGGCCCGGTCACGCCGATCTCGCGGGCATGCAGAAGTACGGCTTCGACGAGGCCCGGCCGATCCTGGAGCGCGCTTCCGCGCGGGAGACGGCGGCCCGGGTGGCGCTGGGCGCGGTGGCCCGCTCGTACCTGAAGGAGACGGCCGGCATCGAGATCGTCTCGCACGTCGTCGAGCTGTGTTCGGTGAAGGCCCCGCAGGGTGTGTATCCGACCCCGGCCGACGTCGAGAGGCTGGACGCCGACCCCCTGCGCTGCCTGGACGCGGACACGTCGAAGGCGATGGTGGCCGAGGTCGACCAGGCCCACAAGGACGGCGACACCCTGGGCGGTGTGGTGGAGATCCTGGCTTACGGGGTGCCGGTGGGCCTGGGCTCGCATGTGCACTGGGACCGCAAGCTGGATGCCCGTCTGGCGGGTGCGCTGATGGGCATCCAGGCGATCAAGGGTGTCGAGCTCGGCGACGGCTTCGAGCTGGCGCGGGTGCCCGGGTCGAAGGCGCACGACGAGATCGTGAACTCGCCCGAGGGCATCCGGCGCACGTCGGGCCGCTCGGGCGGCACCGAGGGCGGGCTGTCCACGGGTGAGCTGCTGCGGGTGCGGGCGGCGATGAAGCCGATCGCGACCGTGCCGCGCGCGTTGCAGACCGTCGACGTGACCACCGGCGAGGCCGCGCAGGCCCACCACCAGCGCTCGGATGTGTCCGCGGTCCCGGCCGCCGGTATCGTCGCCGAGGCCATGGTCGCCCTGGTCCTGGCGGACGCGGTGGCGGAGAAGTTCGGTGGCGACAGCGTGCCCGAGACCCGCCGCAATGTGCGGTCCTACCTCGAGAACCTGGCCATCCGATGA
- a CDS encoding shikimate dehydrogenase, with protein MQARAADARRAAVLGKPIAHSLSPVLHRAAYEELGLTGWSYDRFELDEAALPGFVGQLGPEWAGLSVTMPLKRAVIPLLDEISDTAASVEAVNTVVFTEDGRRLGDNTDIPGMVAALRERGIEQVGSAAILGAGATASSALAALARICTGEVVAYVRSEARAAEMRQWGERLGVEVRTADWADAAEALDAPLVIATTPAGATDALAHAVPERPAALFDVLYDPWPTELAARWSMIGGAVVSGLDLLVHQAVLQVEQMTGLRPAPVETMRKAGEHALAAR; from the coding sequence ATGCAAGCACGGGCAGCTGACGCCCGCCGGGCCGCCGTCCTCGGAAAGCCCATCGCCCACTCCCTCTCCCCGGTCCTGCACCGGGCCGCCTACGAGGAGTTGGGGCTCACGGGCTGGTCGTACGACCGGTTCGAGCTCGACGAGGCCGCACTGCCCGGGTTTGTCGGGCAACTCGGGCCGGAGTGGGCCGGGCTGTCGGTGACCATGCCGCTCAAGCGGGCGGTCATTCCGCTGCTCGACGAGATCAGCGACACGGCCGCCTCGGTGGAGGCGGTCAACACCGTCGTGTTCACCGAGGACGGCCGCCGCCTCGGCGACAACACCGACATCCCGGGCATGGTCGCCGCCCTCAGGGAGCGGGGCATCGAACAGGTCGGCTCGGCGGCGATCCTCGGCGCCGGCGCCACCGCCTCCTCCGCGCTCGCCGCGCTGGCCCGGATCTGCACCGGCGAGGTCGTCGCCTATGTGCGCAGCGAGGCCCGGGCCGCCGAGATGCGGCAGTGGGGCGAGCGTCTCGGCGTCGAGGTGCGCACGGCGGACTGGGCGGACGCGGCCGAGGCCCTGGACGCCCCTCTGGTGATCGCGACCACCCCGGCCGGGGCGACGGACGCTCTCGCCCACGCCGTACCGGAGCGCCCCGCGGCCCTCTTCGACGTGCTCTACGACCCGTGGCCGACCGAGCTGGCGGCCCGCTGGTCGATGATCGGCGGGGCCGTGGTCAGCGGCCTCGACCTGCTGGTGCACCAGGCGGTGCTCCAGGTCGAGCAGATGACGGGTCTCAGGCCCGCGCCGGTGGAGACCATGCGCAAGGCGGGCGAGCATGCGTTGGCGGCTCGCTGA
- the mltG gene encoding endolytic transglycosylase MltG, which translates to MTEYGRGEGSEPWHPEDPLYGDGGWEGQQAHAGQQSPYGGQPQHYPQQQPQYDNGGWGDGRQDAYGQAQQQYPQHDGQYDQQEQYNQQQYDQHQQQYDQQAYHGQQQSYDQNGNGWATGTQAQVPYPADPSDPYGQQAAAYGAEQQDHYGSPDAYPPPEPPSRRRADPEPQIDWDPGPDQGEHAFFAGGDDSEDDSDDPKGGRGDRRGRGDKGGKKRKSGCACLVVLLVFGGGTAGVGYFGYQFYQNRFGAAPDYAGDGTSEMVTVQVPKGAGGYAIGRLLKDAGVVKSVDAFVSAQEQNPKGKAIQAGAYLLKKEMSAESAVVMMLDRKSQNNVLVAPGLRNLIVYKRIDEKLDLASGTTKKIAEKKYKSLGLPSWANDNEDIKDPLEGFLYPGTYPAAKGMKPETVLKEMVTQAAETYGKYDLEAKAKALKLDSPLQVITVASLVEAEGKTEDDYRKMAEVVYNRLNLANPETYGLLQFDSTFNYLKNESDIRISESEIKSNKDPYNTYTNKGLPPGPIDNPGDVALKAALDPTDDGWYYFVATDGLKTTEFAKTHAEFLRLKDKFDASTGS; encoded by the coding sequence ATGACTGAGTATGGCCGGGGCGAAGGCTCCGAACCGTGGCATCCCGAGGACCCGTTGTACGGGGACGGCGGATGGGAAGGGCAGCAGGCCCACGCGGGTCAGCAGTCCCCTTACGGCGGCCAGCCGCAGCACTATCCGCAGCAGCAGCCGCAGTACGACAACGGTGGCTGGGGCGACGGCCGGCAGGACGCCTATGGTCAGGCGCAGCAGCAGTACCCGCAGCACGACGGCCAGTACGACCAGCAGGAGCAGTACAACCAGCAGCAGTACGACCAGCATCAGCAGCAGTACGACCAGCAGGCGTACCACGGCCAGCAGCAGTCGTACGACCAGAACGGCAACGGCTGGGCGACAGGCACGCAGGCGCAGGTGCCGTACCCCGCCGATCCCTCGGACCCGTACGGACAGCAGGCGGCCGCGTACGGCGCTGAGCAGCAGGACCACTACGGCAGCCCGGACGCGTACCCGCCGCCGGAGCCGCCGAGCCGTCGACGGGCCGATCCTGAGCCGCAGATCGACTGGGATCCGGGCCCGGACCAGGGAGAGCACGCCTTCTTCGCGGGCGGCGACGACAGCGAGGACGACTCCGACGACCCGAAAGGCGGCCGCGGCGACCGGCGCGGGCGCGGCGACAAGGGCGGCAAGAAGCGCAAGAGCGGATGCGCCTGTCTGGTGGTCCTGCTGGTGTTCGGCGGTGGCACCGCAGGCGTCGGCTACTTCGGGTACCAGTTCTACCAAAATCGTTTCGGCGCGGCCCCGGACTATGCCGGGGACGGGACGAGCGAGATGGTCACCGTCCAGGTCCCCAAGGGTGCGGGCGGGTACGCGATCGGCCGACTGCTGAAGGACGCGGGTGTCGTGAAGAGCGTCGACGCCTTTGTGTCCGCCCAGGAGCAGAACCCCAAGGGGAAGGCGATCCAGGCCGGCGCCTATCTGCTGAAGAAGGAGATGTCCGCCGAAAGCGCCGTCGTGATGATGCTCGACCGGAAGAGCCAGAACAACGTGCTGGTCGCTCCGGGACTGCGGAACCTCATCGTCTACAAGAGGATCGACGAGAAACTCGATCTTGCTTCCGGCACCACGAAGAAGATCGCCGAAAAGAAATACAAGAGCCTCGGGCTGCCGAGCTGGGCGAACGACAACGAGGACATCAAGGACCCGCTGGAGGGCTTCCTCTATCCGGGTACCTATCCCGCGGCGAAGGGCATGAAGCCCGAGACGGTGCTGAAGGAAATGGTCACCCAGGCCGCCGAGACCTACGGCAAGTACGACCTGGAGGCGAAGGCCAAGGCGCTCAAGCTGGACAGCCCGCTGCAGGTCATCACGGTCGCCAGCCTCGTCGAGGCCGAGGGGAAAACCGAGGACGACTACCGCAAGATGGCGGAGGTGGTCTACAACCGGCTCAACCTCGCCAACCCCGAGACCTACGGCCTGCTCCAGTTCGACTCGACCTTCAATTACCTGAAGAACGAGAGCGACATCCGCATCTCCGAGTCGGAGATCAAGAGCAACAAGGACCCGTACAACACGTACACGAACAAGGGTCTGCCGCCCGGCCCGATCGACAATCCGGGCGACGTCGCGCTGAAGGCCGCGCTGGATCCGACCGACGACGGCTGGTACTACTTCGTCGCGACCGACGGCTTGAAGACCACCGAATTCGCCAAGACCCACGCTGAATTCCTGAGGCTCAAGGACAAGTTCGATGCAAGCACGGGCAGCTGA
- the ruvX gene encoding Holliday junction resolvase RuvX — translation MRTGRRLAIDVGDARIGVASCDPDGILATPVETVPGRDVPAAHRRLKQLVEEYEPIEVVVGLPRSLKGGEGPAAAKVRGFVQELARGIAPVPVRLVDERMTTVTASQGLRASGVKSKKGRSVIDQAAAVIILQQALESERVSGKAPGEGVEVVI, via the coding sequence ATGCGCACAGGCCGCAGGCTCGCGATCGACGTCGGGGACGCCCGCATCGGTGTCGCCTCGTGCGACCCCGACGGGATTCTCGCCACTCCGGTGGAGACGGTCCCGGGCCGGGACGTCCCGGCAGCTCATCGTCGGCTGAAGCAGCTGGTCGAGGAGTACGAACCGATTGAGGTCGTCGTCGGCCTCCCTCGCTCCCTCAAGGGGGGCGAGGGCCCGGCCGCGGCCAAGGTCCGCGGCTTCGTCCAGGAGCTCGCCCGGGGGATCGCGCCCGTCCCGGTCCGGCTCGTCGACGAGCGGATGACCACCGTGACGGCCAGTCAGGGACTGCGCGCATCCGGAGTGAAATCCAAAAAGGGCAGATCGGTCATCGACCAGGCAGCCGCCGTGATCATTCTTCAGCAGGCGCTGGAATCCGAACGGGTGTCAGGTAAAGCACCCGGCGAGGGCGTCGAAGTGGTCATCTGA